The following coding sequences lie in one Nocardioides sambongensis genomic window:
- a CDS encoding DUF5979 domain-containing protein produces the protein MFMGKRFGLFSGASGASYRTGDATRRSVRSWLTGTLAVLLAVLGAPLLTPGTATAAPESLAIDKSVDNATPAPGEAFTYTIQVRCSEEDCLDAQITDALPPELDGFRIVNVAFTPNAIPRTVTWGPGGTETPPATVGPNTTLTVDIAEPTTTPSGTGLAAGRSYTVQISLQVPDDYPPGTSADIVNTAKVTASNANPQQASATVRIEAPVTVGVAVDKAWSDNRQTYAPGGASTIGLDARNTSNVAVDQVVLQEPKAAPAGATTLDATNPFRITDFTGFGAVSLPDGCTSVRVDAYVRTGSTWDWVTGTATATPTSLALPAGVTAAQVGGIRVTCDGDVARGTTLSVDLDLAQRSTERNTGASLAATSNRVDNTATGSVTEGSTTKTDDGSANYVVSPLVPTVEASKNIAPQRVIAGRSATATVRATNGANPVTTMHLADLDFFTSEITFGGFTGPLTWPAGATSATITYHTLDGAPATTTETVTSGQTPSGPTEPISGLEITYTGQIAAAESGGAAFVIATSVDATGTAATLKVDNTVDVDVTASNGLTDDASDTDDLTITNPSIDVTLDKTVRPSSAVQPGDPVITSLSATASATGDGAYVDSIVVEDSWGTAESCSGFWNAFDLRAIAPTQVPDSTRLLLEVQDAAGTWRQVTTYGPVAGASVFQLTQAQLAAALPTGVTVDTVRGIRFGFTDADGFPATTTVTPNVAFQARSALRKSSCPTPPANAQRTYTNTATTTADGDTGGGRPLTDSATDTGQAIVRYPSGTPGPIGITKSWNRDTVDAQSGVRPTTTLAWRLTPGYSPVRISDMADAPSAATVAQTVYDAFDLYRVEPVSASSTPFSSGWYLKYDTITRVELFNSSTGSWQTVAAPGGTWMTATRGFKGHTLTAAQRSTTIGVRLTVEELAADTAARTQAQQIGSAFDPYAPAPGSGVGAGGTNRSNVLTWELRDQKRSDGSWVVEDELYNTADAGLVDNTTRITGTPVGGGADVTATDNDTIQILDPDPGVEVEKSVNPTSDVHTPPAGSPADAYPSATWRIVASNTSTAPASYVRVTDPATCSDTDLLGCQSPPSPADAVADPFDTDVDHLTDADTPNAFERFDATAITIGASIPAQVDLTASTVWLLRYAGGSYTTEQTTAAAVNAMTAAQLSDVVGISVTYQPTAPATSGGTITQANDLSIVIVSRLRATLRSSGEPLVLRAGQTYDQVNRGYAQAYDPITSPDVRTGDVDDATVRITGGVVNVQATKAVSPDRITEPQNVADADTVRVVLGADQGTNPRSTLSPSEIVIEDQADSPDFWDSFDFAGNVAVLQMPAGADQVRADLYDGDAWVTGTAGPASALALPAVPAGEVQGVRFVFSRADGAILSSTVPAPNWTARVGYDADLRTTYRTSGEDLEFPSTIENTQTSQSFRPDGNDSEPADATDSVELVVGTHELAVNKLTNEGTRLASAGDTVPFDLTLTNNGTGFLTLDELRDTPPGVLAYNGEPAPEVTADPDGLLSEDVTVTMDGDDLVFVWPAGGDRMAPGETYKIRLWLELLPGLGAGEKATNIMVATTAEELTRCTNTVAGGSTTDDWSTDPSTCGTSDFIGVVNGPNLYTVKGVAGALEGADRPRSATACAPTLEVDGGSYYRPNCVANSQVGGTDDWALYTVNAGTVGIDEMTVFDQLPTSQDRKLVAGSSRGSTYRPELVAESLAVNAPAGTTVTTEVTTSADVCVGTWSNLVDQPVCEQSGEVWTTAGPSTDWSAVTGLRIHLDFTTADAGVLQPGEAATVTYSSRNELRSAANPDGVTRAVPVDDDYAWNQFGVKFLNTGSDRWRKIAPNQVGVHLRSGSVQVTKEITGPAHDYAAEEFLVDVACRVGSGDDAVALDLGEDATVELTEGNDHTVRIDGIPLSEQGTRCTFTEQGTVGEFGESSRSGTPVTVDVSEPTDPARPVAEQPVPTAQAVTITNDYAFTGLSLTKRIDTDATDVDLGPFGFTLSCTSLTGRAVTFDEAGTTDLAFTVAGDETWTAPADTIPVGATCTVTETDPDAADHLVVTGDNVVDNGDGSATVTPGLEPAEIEFTNGYDAGTVTLAKVVDGEGATRYGTGTFVFDVTCSYQDQTPYQGQVELLAGATLTIGPYPVGTSCTVAETATGGATSSVLDPADGVVVVPAPETAGTTSNSGAPTNVTVTATNTFDVTSLEVEKQRLGDLSAAGAQGPFTVSLECTWLVDGERQAFEVPGGAERRLTAANGYRASYGELASSAECTLTETETGDADETSIRAVVAGQSVVEEGTEATVDLSSTDGPGQARVVVTNRFDRDRGTDPDGAKRGPDGSLGGNGGLPETGAPFGRGLLILATGLLLAGLVVAVRNRRRS, from the coding sequence ATGTTCATGGGGAAACGGTTCGGCCTTTTTTCGGGCGCCTCCGGCGCGTCGTACAGGACCGGGGACGCGACGCGTCGGAGCGTCCGGAGCTGGCTGACCGGGACGCTGGCGGTGCTGCTCGCGGTGCTCGGCGCACCGTTGCTCACCCCGGGCACCGCCACCGCGGCGCCCGAGTCGCTGGCGATCGACAAGAGCGTCGACAACGCGACCCCGGCGCCGGGTGAGGCGTTCACCTACACGATCCAGGTGCGGTGCTCGGAGGAGGACTGCCTCGACGCGCAGATCACCGACGCCCTGCCGCCCGAGCTGGACGGCTTCCGGATCGTCAACGTCGCCTTCACCCCGAACGCGATCCCGCGCACCGTGACCTGGGGACCTGGCGGCACCGAGACGCCCCCGGCGACGGTGGGACCGAACACCACGCTGACCGTCGACATCGCCGAGCCGACCACGACGCCGTCGGGCACCGGGCTGGCCGCCGGGCGCAGCTACACGGTGCAGATCTCGCTGCAGGTCCCCGACGACTACCCGCCGGGCACCAGCGCCGACATCGTGAACACCGCCAAGGTCACCGCGAGCAACGCCAACCCCCAGCAGGCCTCGGCGACCGTCCGGATCGAGGCGCCGGTGACGGTGGGCGTCGCGGTCGACAAGGCATGGAGCGACAACCGGCAGACCTACGCGCCGGGCGGTGCGTCCACCATCGGCCTGGACGCCCGCAACACCTCGAACGTCGCCGTCGACCAGGTGGTCCTCCAGGAGCCGAAGGCGGCGCCCGCGGGCGCGACCACCCTGGACGCGACCAACCCGTTCCGGATCACCGACTTCACCGGCTTCGGGGCGGTCTCCCTCCCGGACGGCTGCACCAGCGTCCGTGTCGACGCCTACGTCCGGACCGGCAGTACCTGGGACTGGGTCACCGGCACCGCGACCGCCACCCCGACCTCCCTGGCCCTGCCGGCCGGCGTCACCGCGGCGCAGGTCGGCGGCATCCGGGTCACCTGCGACGGTGACGTCGCCCGCGGTACGACGCTCTCCGTCGACCTCGACCTGGCTCAGCGCTCGACCGAGCGCAACACCGGCGCCTCCCTCGCCGCGACCAGCAACAGGGTGGACAACACCGCCACCGGCTCGGTCACCGAGGGCAGCACCACGAAGACCGACGACGGCTCGGCGAACTACGTCGTCTCGCCGCTGGTGCCCACCGTCGAGGCGAGCAAGAACATCGCACCCCAGCGGGTCATCGCCGGCCGCTCGGCGACCGCCACCGTGCGCGCCACCAACGGCGCCAACCCGGTCACCACGATGCACCTGGCCGACCTGGACTTCTTCACCTCCGAGATCACCTTCGGCGGCTTCACCGGCCCGCTCACCTGGCCGGCCGGTGCGACCAGCGCGACGATCACCTACCACACCCTCGACGGTGCGCCGGCGACCACGACGGAGACGGTCACCAGCGGCCAGACCCCGTCCGGTCCGACCGAGCCGATCAGCGGTCTCGAGATCACCTACACCGGTCAGATCGCGGCCGCGGAGAGCGGTGGCGCCGCCTTCGTCATCGCCACCTCCGTGGACGCCACCGGTACGGCCGCGACCCTGAAGGTGGACAACACCGTCGACGTCGACGTCACCGCGAGCAACGGCCTGACCGACGACGCCTCCGACACCGACGACCTCACCATCACCAACCCGTCCATCGACGTGACCCTCGACAAGACGGTCCGGCCGAGCTCGGCGGTCCAGCCCGGCGACCCGGTGATCACCTCGCTCTCCGCCACCGCCAGCGCGACCGGCGACGGCGCGTACGTCGACTCGATCGTGGTCGAGGACAGCTGGGGCACCGCCGAGTCCTGCTCCGGGTTCTGGAACGCGTTCGACCTGCGCGCGATCGCCCCGACCCAGGTCCCCGACAGCACCCGCCTGCTGCTCGAGGTCCAGGACGCCGCCGGGACCTGGCGCCAGGTCACGACGTACGGTCCGGTCGCCGGCGCGAGCGTCTTCCAGCTGACGCAGGCGCAGCTCGCCGCCGCCCTGCCGACCGGCGTCACGGTCGACACGGTGAGGGGGATCCGGTTCGGCTTCACCGACGCCGACGGGTTCCCGGCGACCACGACCGTCACGCCCAACGTGGCGTTCCAGGCACGCAGCGCCCTGCGCAAGAGCTCCTGCCCGACGCCGCCGGCCAACGCCCAGCGCACCTACACCAACACCGCGACCACCACCGCGGACGGCGACACCGGCGGCGGCCGCCCGCTGACCGACAGCGCGACCGACACCGGTCAGGCGATCGTGCGGTACCCGTCCGGCACGCCCGGCCCGATCGGCATCACCAAGTCCTGGAACCGCGACACCGTGGACGCCCAGTCCGGTGTCCGGCCCACCACCACCCTGGCCTGGCGCCTGACCCCCGGCTACTCGCCGGTGCGGATCAGCGACATGGCCGACGCTCCCAGCGCGGCCACCGTGGCGCAGACCGTCTACGACGCGTTCGACCTCTACCGGGTCGAACCGGTGTCCGCGAGCAGCACCCCGTTCTCCAGCGGCTGGTACCTGAAGTACGACACGATCACCCGGGTCGAGCTGTTCAACAGCAGCACCGGCTCCTGGCAGACCGTGGCCGCCCCCGGGGGAACCTGGATGACCGCGACCCGCGGTTTCAAGGGGCACACGCTGACCGCGGCCCAGCGCAGCACCACGATCGGCGTGCGGCTCACCGTGGAGGAGCTCGCGGCGGACACCGCCGCGCGCACCCAGGCCCAGCAGATCGGGAGCGCCTTCGACCCCTACGCCCCCGCGCCCGGCAGTGGCGTGGGAGCCGGCGGCACCAACCGCAGCAACGTGCTCACCTGGGAGCTGCGCGACCAGAAGCGCAGTGACGGCTCCTGGGTCGTCGAGGACGAGCTCTACAACACTGCCGATGCGGGACTGGTGGACAACACCACCCGCATCACCGGAACCCCGGTCGGCGGGGGTGCCGACGTCACTGCGACCGACAACGACACCATCCAGATCCTGGATCCCGATCCAGGCGTGGAGGTGGAGAAGTCGGTGAACCCCACCAGTGACGTGCACACCCCGCCGGCCGGTTCGCCCGCGGACGCCTACCCGAGCGCCACCTGGCGGATCGTGGCGTCCAACACCTCGACGGCGCCGGCGTCGTACGTCCGGGTCACCGACCCCGCCACGTGCTCCGACACCGACCTGCTCGGCTGCCAGAGCCCGCCGAGCCCGGCCGACGCGGTCGCGGACCCGTTCGACACCGACGTCGACCACCTCACCGACGCCGACACCCCCAACGCGTTCGAGCGGTTCGACGCCACCGCGATCACCATCGGTGCGAGCATCCCGGCGCAGGTCGACCTGACCGCCTCGACCGTGTGGCTGCTGCGCTACGCCGGCGGCAGCTACACCACCGAGCAGACCACGGCCGCCGCGGTCAACGCGATGACCGCCGCGCAGCTGAGCGACGTGGTCGGGATCAGCGTGACCTACCAGCCCACCGCCCCGGCGACGTCGGGCGGCACCATCACCCAGGCCAACGACCTCTCGATCGTGATCGTCAGCCGGCTCCGGGCGACCCTGCGCAGCAGCGGCGAGCCGCTGGTGCTGCGGGCCGGTCAGACCTACGACCAGGTCAACCGCGGCTACGCCCAGGCCTACGACCCGATCACCAGCCCGGACGTGCGGACCGGCGACGTCGACGACGCCACCGTGCGGATCACCGGCGGCGTGGTCAACGTGCAGGCCACCAAGGCGGTCTCCCCCGACCGGATCACCGAGCCGCAGAACGTGGCGGACGCCGACACCGTCCGGGTGGTGCTCGGCGCCGACCAGGGCACCAACCCGCGCAGCACCCTCTCGCCGTCCGAGATCGTGATCGAGGACCAGGCCGACTCACCGGACTTCTGGGACTCCTTCGACTTCGCCGGCAACGTCGCGGTGCTGCAGATGCCCGCCGGCGCCGACCAGGTCCGCGCCGACCTGTACGACGGCGACGCCTGGGTCACCGGCACCGCCGGACCCGCCTCGGCGCTCGCCCTCCCCGCGGTCCCCGCCGGAGAGGTGCAGGGCGTGCGGTTCGTCTTCAGCCGCGCCGACGGAGCGATCCTCTCCTCCACCGTCCCGGCCCCGAACTGGACCGCCCGGGTCGGCTACGACGCCGACCTGCGCACGACGTACCGGACCTCCGGGGAGGACCTGGAGTTCCCGTCGACGATCGAGAACACGCAGACCTCGCAGTCGTTCCGGCCCGACGGCAACGACTCCGAGCCGGCCGACGCGACCGACAGCGTCGAGCTGGTGGTCGGCACCCACGAGCTCGCGGTCAACAAGCTGACCAACGAGGGCACCCGCCTGGCCTCGGCCGGTGACACCGTGCCGTTCGACCTGACGCTGACCAACAACGGCACCGGCTTCCTCACCCTCGACGAGCTGCGGGACACGCCGCCCGGCGTGCTCGCCTACAACGGCGAGCCCGCTCCGGAGGTCACCGCGGACCCCGACGGCCTGCTCTCCGAGGACGTCACCGTCACCATGGACGGGGACGACCTGGTCTTCGTCTGGCCCGCCGGCGGTGACCGGATGGCGCCCGGAGAGACGTACAAGATCCGCCTGTGGCTCGAGCTGCTGCCCGGCCTCGGTGCGGGTGAGAAGGCGACCAACATCATGGTCGCCACCACCGCGGAGGAGCTGACCCGGTGCACCAACACCGTCGCCGGCGGCTCCACCACCGACGACTGGAGCACCGACCCGAGCACCTGCGGCACCAGCGACTTCATCGGCGTGGTGAACGGACCCAACCTCTACACCGTCAAGGGCGTGGCCGGCGCGCTCGAGGGGGCCGACCGACCGCGGTCGGCGACCGCCTGCGCCCCGACGCTCGAGGTCGACGGCGGTTCCTACTACCGCCCGAACTGCGTGGCCAACAGCCAGGTCGGCGGCACCGACGACTGGGCGTTGTACACCGTCAACGCCGGCACGGTGGGCATCGACGAGATGACCGTCTTCGACCAGCTGCCCACCTCGCAGGACCGCAAGCTGGTCGCAGGCAGCTCGCGTGGCAGCACCTACCGCCCCGAGCTGGTCGCGGAGTCGCTCGCGGTGAACGCCCCGGCCGGCACCACCGTCACCACCGAGGTCACCACCAGCGCCGACGTCTGCGTCGGCACCTGGTCGAACCTGGTCGACCAGCCGGTCTGCGAGCAGTCCGGCGAGGTCTGGACCACGGCCGGGCCCAGCACCGACTGGTCCGCGGTCACCGGTCTGCGGATCCACCTCGACTTCACCACCGCGGACGCCGGTGTGCTGCAGCCCGGGGAGGCCGCGACCGTCACCTACTCCTCCCGCAACGAGCTGCGCAGCGCCGCCAACCCCGACGGCGTCACCCGCGCCGTCCCGGTCGACGACGACTACGCGTGGAACCAGTTCGGCGTGAAGTTCCTCAACACCGGCTCCGACCGGTGGCGCAAGATCGCGCCCAACCAGGTCGGCGTGCACCTGCGCTCCGGCTCGGTGCAGGTGACCAAGGAGATCACCGGTCCCGCCCACGACTACGCCGCCGAGGAGTTCCTCGTCGACGTCGCCTGCCGGGTCGGCTCCGGCGACGACGCGGTCGCCCTCGACCTGGGCGAGGACGCCACGGTCGAGCTGACCGAGGGCAACGACCACACGGTCCGGATCGACGGCATCCCGCTCAGCGAGCAGGGCACCCGGTGCACCTTCACCGAGCAGGGCACGGTCGGCGAGTTCGGCGAGAGCTCGCGCAGCGGCACGCCGGTCACCGTCGACGTCAGCGAGCCGACCGACCCGGCGCGTCCGGTCGCCGAGCAGCCGGTGCCGACGGCCCAGGCGGTCACGATCACCAACGACTACGCGTTCACCGGCCTGTCGCTGACCAAGCGGATCGACACCGACGCGACCGACGTCGACCTCGGCCCGTTCGGGTTCACGCTCAGCTGCACGTCGCTGACCGGCCGCGCCGTCACGTTCGACGAGGCCGGCACCACCGACCTCGCCTTCACCGTGGCCGGCGACGAGACCTGGACGGCCCCGGCCGACACCATCCCGGTCGGCGCCACCTGCACGGTCACCGAGACCGACCCCGACGCCGCCGACCACCTCGTCGTCACCGGCGACAACGTGGTCGACAACGGCGACGGCAGCGCCACCGTCACCCCCGGCCTCGAGCCCGCCGAGATCGAGTTCACCAACGGGTACGACGCCGGCACGGTCACCCTCGCCAAGGTGGTCGACGGTGAGGGTGCCACCCGCTACGGCACCGGGACCTTCGTCTTCGACGTGACCTGCAGCTATCAGGACCAGACCCCCTACCAGGGGCAGGTGGAGCTGCTCGCCGGCGCCACGCTGACCATCGGGCCCTACCCGGTCGGCACGTCCTGCACGGTCGCCGAGACCGCCACCGGCGGTGCCACGAGCAGCGTGCTGGACCCGGCCGACGGCGTGGTCGTCGTACCGGCTCCGGAGACGGCGGGCACCACCAGCAACTCCGGCGCCCCGACGAACGTGACGGTGACCGCCACCAACACCTTCGACGTCACCTCGCTGGAGGTGGAGAAGCAGCGCTTGGGCGACCTGAGTGCCGCCGGCGCGCAGGGACCGTTCACGGTCTCGCTGGAGTGCACCTGGCTGGTCGACGGCGAGCGTCAGGCGTTCGAGGTCCCTGGCGGCGCCGAGCGCCGGCTCACCGCGGCCAACGGCTACCGGGCGTCGTACGGGGAGCTCGCGTCGAGCGCGGAGTGCACGCTCACCGAGACCGAGACCGGCGACGCCGACGAGACCTCGATCCGGGCCGTGGTGGCCGGGCAGTCGGTGGTCGAGGAGGGCACCGAGGCGACCGTGGACCTCAGCAGCACCGACGGTCCGGGGCAGGCGCGCGTGGTGGTCACCAACCGGTTCGACCGCGACCGCGGCACCGACCCGGACGGGGCGAAGCGGGGCCCGGACGGTTCGCTCGGCGGGAACGGGGGCCTGCCGGAGACCGGCGCGCCCTTCGGCCGCGGCCTCCTGATCCTCGCCACCGGCCTGCTGCTGGCGGGACTCGTGGTGGCGGTCCGCAACCGCCGGCGCTCCTGA
- a CDS encoding GlsB/YeaQ/YmgE family stress response membrane protein has protein sequence MLILALLCFGILIGGLAQLILGRHMADINWTEALVSGLLGSFVGGLLISLITGHGLDLHATGLIGSVVGALIVSLAWGALRKRA, from the coding sequence ATGCTCATCCTCGCGCTGCTGTGCTTCGGCATCCTCATCGGTGGTCTCGCCCAGCTCATCCTCGGCCGGCACATGGCCGACATCAACTGGACCGAGGCGCTGGTCAGCGGCCTGCTCGGCTCGTTCGTCGGCGGACTGCTGATCAGCCTGATCACGGGTCACGGCCTCGACCTCCACGCCACCGGCCTGATCGGCTCGGTGGTGGGTGCGCTGATCGTCAGCCTCGCGTGGGGGGCACTGCGCAAGCGCGCGTAG
- a CDS encoding LuxR C-terminal-related transcriptional regulator — protein MIRAGSIRGTLCGMDWPVLRRPRIGVPVEQSLAARPFGAAMLTGPSGMGKSTIARQVADGWREAGGEVLTVVGLAELGEVPLAAFAPHAARLGADPDTWTAQSLMTAIGSLTPAPLLLVDDAPLLDPTSAAVVYQLIRAYGVRAVLTGRTEHLTGGPVERLLHERVAAQIEVGGLDFYEVRLLLRRRYDAAPRPDDVARLLRQTQGNAMLLREVVLRTERRGLVTTVDSGVELGPVEVPTDVRRSMRDRVADLSADDRDLIALATVADGAPVAELLTPGEQRRAEHLVDQALLVWSSSGAVRPAHPLIGEATLATLAEEDRDRISERVADGLEHSGGDAARFVSVLLRCHLGNATDAAVEWAIGHAYARGEYLLAVQLHALQTDHDPQWRPAVAADLHRASSLSWLGRTAEAEQVFSAVDARVELPEERALLVSRYGAHLVYRCFDVAGALRLAAAHDPHLGAGERAALAPEIRSWQALAGEASSLERERATGTGAPAEPPSLELAPGTAPAVAVRAAIAAIMVDAMGGRGTGGEAALLTEIAREHGVLEPHATDMVHLQRYFMLLAHGRGAEAEQLVVERRTRCAPDAAGIWSYTLASHLTLRGRLARASTLADFAEELLTWRDPVGFLGMARVLPALIAAIAGESETAEKLLGEVPPEHSSDPKVVVLVASARGLVLADRGERDEAARAIVEAATYALEADHGLLAALALGQCLRVGRFEEAAALLGRLRADTPDLGLYVALHETAEALRGKDPAGVLTGAGRLLEAGLDIVAVDALVWADAMAPTGELRRKIHRMRSECEQQSEARLIAEGRAARPDDLTDREQEIVDLVCARLTNREVAEQLGISASTVDNHLTSAYRKLGVSGRTQLRRLLADS, from the coding sequence ATGATCCGCGCCGGCTCGATCCGTGGCACGCTGTGCGGCATGGACTGGCCCGTGCTCCGCCGGCCGCGGATCGGGGTGCCGGTCGAGCAGAGCCTTGCCGCGCGGCCGTTCGGCGCCGCGATGCTGACCGGGCCGTCGGGGATGGGCAAGTCGACGATCGCGCGTCAGGTCGCCGACGGGTGGCGCGAGGCAGGCGGCGAGGTGCTCACCGTGGTCGGCCTCGCCGAGCTCGGCGAGGTGCCGCTCGCCGCCTTCGCGCCGCACGCCGCGCGGCTCGGCGCCGACCCGGACACCTGGACCGCCCAGTCGCTGATGACCGCCATCGGCTCGCTGACCCCGGCACCGCTGCTCCTGGTCGACGACGCGCCCCTGCTCGACCCGACCTCGGCCGCCGTCGTCTACCAGCTGATCCGGGCCTACGGCGTCCGCGCGGTGCTCACCGGCCGCACCGAACACCTCACCGGCGGTCCGGTGGAACGGCTGCTGCACGAGCGGGTGGCCGCGCAGATCGAGGTGGGCGGCCTGGACTTCTACGAGGTCCGCCTGCTGCTGCGCCGCCGGTACGACGCCGCCCCACGCCCCGACGACGTGGCCCGCCTGCTGCGCCAGACCCAGGGCAACGCGATGCTGCTGCGCGAGGTGGTGCTGCGCACCGAGCGCCGCGGGCTGGTCACCACCGTCGACTCCGGCGTCGAGCTGGGTCCGGTCGAGGTTCCCACCGACGTACGTCGCTCGATGCGTGACCGGGTGGCCGACCTCTCCGCCGACGACCGCGACCTGATCGCGCTGGCGACGGTGGCCGACGGCGCACCGGTCGCCGAGCTGCTGACCCCGGGGGAGCAGCGGCGCGCCGAGCACCTGGTCGACCAGGCGCTGCTGGTGTGGAGCTCGTCGGGTGCGGTCCGGCCGGCGCACCCGCTGATCGGCGAGGCGACGCTGGCCACCCTCGCCGAGGAGGATCGTGACCGGATCTCGGAGCGCGTCGCCGACGGGCTGGAGCACAGCGGCGGCGACGCGGCCCGGTTCGTCTCCGTGCTCTTGCGGTGCCACCTGGGGAACGCGACCGACGCGGCGGTCGAGTGGGCGATCGGCCACGCCTACGCCCGCGGCGAGTACCTGCTGGCGGTGCAGCTGCACGCGTTGCAGACCGACCACGACCCGCAGTGGCGGCCCGCCGTCGCCGCCGACCTGCACCGGGCGAGCAGCCTCTCCTGGCTCGGGCGGACCGCCGAGGCCGAGCAGGTCTTCTCCGCGGTCGACGCCCGGGTCGAGCTGCCCGAGGAGCGGGCGCTGCTGGTGTCCCGCTACGGCGCGCACCTGGTCTACCGGTGCTTCGACGTCGCCGGCGCCCTGCGGCTCGCCGCCGCCCACGATCCGCACCTCGGCGCGGGCGAGCGTGCCGCGCTGGCTCCCGAGATCCGCTCCTGGCAGGCGCTCGCCGGTGAGGCCTCGAGCCTCGAGCGCGAGCGGGCGACCGGCACCGGGGCACCGGCCGAGCCACCGTCCCTCGAGCTGGCACCGGGCACCGCCCCGGCTGTCGCGGTGCGTGCGGCCATCGCCGCGATCATGGTGGATGCGATGGGTGGCCGCGGCACCGGCGGCGAGGCCGCCCTGCTCACCGAGATCGCACGGGAGCACGGCGTGCTGGAGCCCCACGCCACCGACATGGTGCACCTGCAGCGGTACTTCATGCTGCTCGCCCACGGGCGCGGCGCCGAGGCCGAGCAGCTCGTGGTGGAGCGGCGGACGCGCTGTGCCCCGGACGCCGCCGGGATCTGGAGCTACACGCTGGCCAGCCACCTGACGCTGCGGGGGCGACTCGCCCGCGCGAGCACGCTGGCGGACTTCGCCGAAGAGCTGCTCACCTGGCGCGACCCGGTCGGGTTCCTCGGCATGGCGCGGGTGCTGCCGGCGCTGATCGCCGCCATCGCCGGGGAGAGCGAGACCGCCGAGAAGCTGCTGGGCGAGGTGCCGCCCGAGCACTCCAGCGACCCCAAGGTCGTCGTGCTGGTCGCCTCCGCACGGGGCCTGGTGCTCGCCGATCGCGGCGAGCGGGACGAGGCCGCGCGGGCGATCGTCGAGGCGGCGACCTACGCGCTGGAGGCGGACCACGGCCTGCTCGCCGCCCTCGCCCTCGGCCAGTGCCTCCGGGTCGGTCGGTTCGAGGAGGCCGCCGCCCTGCTCGGACGACTGCGCGCCGACACCCCCGACCTCGGCCTCTACGTCGCCCTGCACGAGACCGCCGAGGCGCTGCGCGGCAAGGACCCGGCCGGCGTCCTCACCGGAGCCGGTCGGCTGCTCGAGGCCGGCCTGGACATCGTGGCAGTCGACGCCCTGGTGTGGGCCGACGCGATGGCGCCGACCGGGGAGCTGCGACGCAAGATCCACCGGATGCGCAGCGAGTGCGAGCAGCAGAGCGAGGCCCGGCTGATCGCAGAAGGTCGGGCGGCACGTCCCGACGACCTCACCGACCGCGAGCAGGAGATCGTCGACCTGGTCTGCGCCCGGTTGACCAACCGTGAGGTCGCCGAGCAGCTGGGCATCTCCGCCAGCACCGTCGACAACCACCTGACCAGCGCCTACCGCAAGCTCGGCGTCTCCGGGCGCACGCAGCTGCGCCGCCTGCTGGCCGACTCCTAG
- a CDS encoding MarR family winged helix-turn-helix transcriptional regulator, protein MHQPLPSDPIAQARQNWRAHGWVDAADGMAVVTSVFRVNQILLAQIEAALKPLGLSFARFEMLRLLGFTHAGRMPMGRARDLLQVHPTSVTNTVDRLETDGLVRRTPNPRDGRSFLVEITPAGRDLLATATDALNEQVFADVDFDADELQTLSRLLAGFRRRAGDFRDPKAPPEPF, encoded by the coding sequence ATGCACCAGCCGCTGCCCTCCGACCCGATCGCCCAGGCCCGCCAGAACTGGCGCGCCCACGGGTGGGTCGACGCTGCCGACGGGATGGCGGTGGTCACCTCGGTGTTCCGGGTCAACCAGATCCTGCTGGCGCAGATCGAGGCCGCGCTGAAGCCGCTCGGACTCTCCTTCGCCCGGTTCGAGATGCTCCGTCTGCTCGGGTTCACCCACGCCGGACGCATGCCGATGGGCCGTGCCCGCGACCTGCTGCAGGTGCACCCGACCAGCGTCACCAACACCGTCGACCGGCTCGAGACCGACGGTCTGGTACGACGCACCCCCAACCCCCGCGACGGGCGCTCGTTCCTCGTCGAGATCACCCCTGCCGGACGCGACCTGCTGGCCACCGCGACCGACGCCCTCAACGAGCAGGTCTTCGCCGACGTGGACTTCGACGCCGACGAGCTGCAGACGCTGAGCCGGTTGCTGGCCGGGTTCCGGCGTCGGGCGGGTGACTTCCGCGACCCGAAGGCGCCGCCCGAGCCGTTCTGA